From a region of the Neisseria subflava genome:
- a CDS encoding AMP-binding protein: protein MHLTRILSPDLPQHDLIATHPNWTRADFNRAVFHLSGRLKQAGVQTAALWFDDAALFACAVLAVWHSGGKVLLLPNLAQDNLDWGKTAEAFLTDSTDKKLSSDGLNIWHLPDVLTQTESEGLNNYPENHLIPGHAEAWLKTSGSSGEAQIIVKTAAQMQAEALTLANTLPFGQHGETVVGSVIPQHLYGFTFRFALALTMGWTMERQQAVYPENLLSSTAAHDKVVWIASPAVLNRLGENRNWQSIGHKIAGIVSAGGALPSATADLLQQAAVCPFEVYGSTETGVIASRCERQEWQPFKGVEIGQNEEGALWASSPWSPERRQTADLIEPQDDGFLLLGRQDRIIKFEDKRVSLTQIEHELLQHPWIADAHCGRHPQHQRIAIWAALNADGIAALREKGRAAVADTLKRHLAATQDTIALPRYWRFTDNLPRNAQAKIAASDFQTAFTVAQTSPVWSKTSSDDETNTENFIGRVPLDLVYFGGHFATFPLVPGVVELQWVRNLIAPKPWGKQRVIRIENLKYQQFIRPHDEVSVELKYDEGKNKLSFKINNGEHPCASGRIVFEAV from the coding sequence ATGCATCTAACCCGAATCCTATCCCCCGACCTACCCCAACACGACCTTATCGCCACGCATCCGAATTGGACGCGTGCTGATTTCAACCGTGCGGTTTTTCATCTGTCAGGCCGTCTGAAACAGGCAGGCGTACAAACTGCCGCGTTGTGGTTTGACGATGCCGCGCTGTTTGCCTGTGCCGTGTTGGCAGTGTGGCATTCAGGCGGAAAGGTTTTATTGTTGCCCAATTTGGCGCAAGACAATTTGGATTGGGGCAAAACGGCAGAAGCGTTTTTAACGGATTCAACAGATAAAAAGCTATCTTCAGACGGCCTGAATATCTGGCACTTGCCTGATGTATTGACTCAAACAGAATCGGAAGGGCTGAACAACTATCCTGAAAACCATCTGATTCCCGGCCATGCCGAAGCATGGCTGAAAACATCGGGCTCCAGCGGCGAAGCGCAGATTATTGTGAAAACCGCCGCGCAAATGCAGGCCGAAGCCCTGACTTTGGCAAATACGCTGCCATTTGGACAACACGGTGAAACCGTGGTCGGCAGCGTGATTCCGCAACACCTTTACGGCTTCACGTTCCGCTTCGCACTCGCGCTGACAATGGGTTGGACTATGGAACGACAGCAGGCGGTTTATCCGGAAAACCTGCTTTCCAGCACGGCCGCACACGATAAAGTGGTTTGGATTGCCAGTCCGGCCGTACTCAACCGCTTGGGTGAAAACCGCAACTGGCAAAGTATCGGCCATAAAATTGCAGGCATTGTCTCGGCCGGCGGCGCGCTTCCTTCAGCCACGGCGGATTTGCTGCAACAGGCTGCCGTCTGCCCGTTTGAAGTCTATGGCAGTACCGAAACCGGCGTGATTGCCTCACGCTGCGAACGCCAAGAATGGCAGCCTTTCAAGGGCGTGGAAATCGGGCAAAACGAAGAAGGCGCACTTTGGGCTTCTTCGCCTTGGTCGCCCGAGCGCCGTCAAACAGCCGATTTGATCGAGCCGCAAGATGACGGTTTTCTGTTACTCGGTCGCCAAGACCGCATTATTAAATTTGAGGACAAACGCGTGTCGCTGACCCAAATCGAACACGAACTTTTACAACACCCTTGGATTGCCGACGCCCACTGCGGCCGCCATCCGCAACATCAACGCATTGCCATATGGGCGGCATTGAACGCAGACGGTATCGCCGCCTTGCGTGAGAAAGGCCGCGCTGCGGTTGCCGATACGCTCAAACGCCATCTGGCCGCCACGCAGGACACCATCGCCCTGCCGCGTTACTGGCGTTTTACCGACAACCTGCCGCGCAATGCCCAAGCCAAAATAGCCGCGTCGGATTTTCAGACGGCCTTTACCGTTGCCCAAACTTCTCCCGTTTGGTCGAAAACATCATCTGACGATGAAACCAATACCGAAAATTTTATCGGCCGCGTGCCTTTGGATTTGGTTTATTTCGGCGGCCATTTTGCCACCTTCCCGCTGGTTCCCGGCGTGGTCGAGCTGCAATGGGTGCGCAACCTGATAGCGCCCAAGCCATGGGGCAAACAGCGCGTTATCCGCATCGAAAATCTAAAATATCAGCAGTTTATCCGTCCTCATGATGAAGTGTCGGTAGAGCTGAAATACGATGAAGGCAAAAACAAACTGAGCTTTAAAATCAACAACGGAGAGCATCCGTGTGCATCAGGACGGATTGTATTTGAGGCCGTCTGA
- a CDS encoding acyl carrier protein: MTEQEVRTLLTDALVNLFEIEPERIKPETNLYEDLEIDSIDAIDLIDHIKRETGRKLQAEDFRNVRTVEDVVQAVLKVQQDS, from the coding sequence ATGACCGAACAAGAAGTACGCACCCTGCTGACCGATGCACTGGTTAACCTGTTTGAAATCGAACCGGAACGCATCAAACCCGAAACCAACCTCTACGAAGATTTGGAAATCGACAGTATCGACGCTATCGACCTTATCGACCACATCAAACGCGAAACCGGCCGCAAACTGCAAGCCGAAGACTTCCGCAATGTGCGCACCGTAGAAGACGTGGTTCAAGCGGTTTTGAAAGTACAACAAGATTCCTGA
- a CDS encoding phosphopantetheine-binding protein, translating to MSNLENQIKQLIIDSLGLEDITVADIGSEDPLFGDDGLGLDSVDALELGLAVQKTFGFQLDGENDNLRENFANVKTLAEFVKSRQA from the coding sequence ATGAGCAATTTAGAAAACCAAATCAAACAATTAATCATCGACAGCTTGGGCTTGGAAGACATTACCGTTGCCGACATCGGCAGCGAAGATCCGCTTTTCGGCGACGACGGCCTGGGCCTGGATTCGGTTGATGCATTGGAACTTGGTTTGGCTGTACAAAAAACCTTCGGCTTCCAGCTCGACGGTGAAAACGACAACCTGCGCGAAAACTTCGCCAACGTCAAAACACTGGCCGAGTTCGTCAAGAGCCGCCAAGCATAA
- a CDS encoding lysophospholipid acyltransferase family protein, which translates to MKTLDYFRRFFATLFGFILFGVAGVLFKIALLPYTLKSTKGDIKRQLEARRMIGRVWRFFVGYLQWSGVLSVRFNGLEKLGRPGQLILANHPSLLDVVLLISHYSEPNVLVKKDLLHNPSMKSQIIASGYIPNDESMEMLEEIDAVFKSGQSLLIFPEGTRTGWDGQVKMHRGAVSLGLRSASVITPVCIKMTPPNFKKGQPWYKIPPQKIHYEITVGDDILPEEWLAEKPLPIAARRLNEYLQDYFTRKTT; encoded by the coding sequence ATGAAGACTTTAGACTATTTCCGTCGCTTTTTTGCCACACTCTTCGGCTTTATCCTTTTCGGCGTTGCAGGCGTATTGTTCAAAATTGCACTTTTACCCTATACGCTCAAATCGACCAAAGGCGACATCAAACGCCAACTTGAAGCAAGGCGCATGATAGGCAGAGTTTGGCGTTTCTTTGTCGGCTACCTGCAATGGTCGGGCGTCTTGAGCGTCCGCTTCAACGGCTTGGAAAAACTCGGCAGGCCCGGCCAGCTCATTCTTGCCAACCATCCCTCGCTTTTGGATGTCGTCTTGCTGATCAGCCATTATTCGGAGCCGAACGTACTGGTTAAAAAAGATCTGTTGCACAACCCCAGTATGAAAAGCCAGATTATCGCTTCCGGCTACATCCCCAACGATGAAAGCATGGAAATGCTGGAAGAAATCGACGCTGTGTTCAAAAGTGGGCAAAGTCTGCTGATTTTCCCCGAGGGCACGCGCACAGGTTGGGACGGACAGGTTAAAATGCACCGCGGCGCCGTATCGCTCGGTTTGCGCAGCGCATCAGTCATCACGCCCGTGTGCATCAAGATGACGCCGCCCAATTTTAAAAAGGGGCAGCCGTGGTACAAAATCCCGCCACAAAAAATTCATTATGAAATTACCGTCGGCGACGACATCCTGCCGGAAGAATGGCTGGCAGAAAAACCCCTGCCCATCGCCGCACGCCGTTTAAACGAATACCTGCAAGACTATTTTACAAGGAAAACCACATGA
- a CDS encoding beta-ketoacyl synthase chain length factor, with amino-acid sequence MPQNVCRFNFNIAAWQASSSKISTPEQWQDWAQGKLDTASLPECKPALSFLPPMQRRRLGKAARLVCDAAWNLADQYPESVPVYVSHDGESNRSFELWQELLNTHTVSPTSFGLSVHNATIGQWSMLRKDMSEHTALAVAADSFETALTEAFALLQDGAPSVLVIVADDPLSEDYPVLATRAPFAYALALVITKGEDYTLSLETTSAKPSENPNDTTVEPYWSSLEWVHFLLSDGKQHTQHYIGRNWHWQKNA; translated from the coding sequence ATGCCTCAAAACGTTTGCCGTTTCAACTTCAATATCGCCGCATGGCAGGCCTCCTCCAGCAAAATCAGTACGCCGGAGCAATGGCAGGACTGGGCGCAGGGAAAACTCGATACCGCATCCCTGCCGGAGTGCAAACCCGCGCTCTCCTTTTTGCCGCCTATGCAACGCCGCCGCTTGGGAAAAGCGGCACGCTTGGTTTGTGATGCCGCATGGAATCTGGCCGACCAATATCCTGAAAGTGTACCGGTTTACGTTTCGCACGACGGCGAAAGCAACCGCAGCTTTGAATTATGGCAAGAGCTTTTGAACACGCATACCGTCTCGCCGACCTCATTCGGCCTGTCCGTCCACAACGCAACGATTGGGCAATGGTCGATGTTGCGCAAAGACATGAGCGAGCATACCGCGTTGGCCGTTGCCGCCGATTCCTTTGAAACCGCGCTGACCGAGGCATTCGCGCTTTTGCAAGACGGCGCGCCATCCGTTTTAGTAATTGTCGCCGATGATCCGTTGTCCGAAGACTATCCCGTCTTGGCTACACGTGCTCCGTTTGCCTATGCATTGGCACTGGTCATCACAAAAGGCGAAGACTATACCTTAAGCTTAGAAACCACATCCGCAAAGCCGTCTGAAAATCCTAACGATACAACAGTTGAGCCCTATTGGAGCAGCTTGGAGTGGGTACACTTCCTGCTTTCAGACGGCAAACAACATACGCAACACTATATCGGTAGAAACTGGCACTGGCAGAAAAACGCATGA